The Acidithiobacillus sp. genome contains the following window.
GATCCGGCGTTGTAAAAGCTTCGGCACCGGTAACCGGGGCCGTGTCGTCACCATCTCAGCCTTCACGCATGGATTCCGCCGCGGCCAACTCTTCTACCGTCACGACTGCCGCCCCCAGCTTGCCCACGACGATACCTGCTGCGCGGTTGGCCAGCTCCACTGCACGATCCATCGCCCAGCCCGCCGCGAGGGCCGTCGCCAGGGTGGCGATGACCGTGTCTCCGGCACCGGTCACATCAAAGACTTCCCTGGCCTGAGCCGGGTGGTGATAGATGGCATCCTGCATAAAAAGGGTCATCCCTTCTTCGCCGCGCGTTACCAGCAGCGCCTCCAGCTGCAGAGATTCTCGCCATTGCTCGCCGAGTGCGCGAAACTGCGCCTCATTCGCCCAAGTGCCCGCCACTGCCTGAAACTCGCTGAGATTGGGAGTAATAATGGTCGCACCCTGGTAAGGGCGATAGTCCCTGCCTTTGGGATCGATCAGCACTGGAATACCCAGACTGCGTCCCAATGCCACCAGATGTTCCACTTCCCGCAAGGCGCCCTTGCCGTAATCGGACAACAGCAGTGCCTTGGCATGGGTCAACATGGCCGGCGCCTGCTGGCGCAAGGCATCGCTGTGAGCCTGGCTGGGCTGCGCCTCAAAATCCATGCGCAAAAGCTGCTGCTGGTGACCGATGACGCGCAACTTCACCGTCGTTGGACAGGCTTTATCAGGAATCAGCACCGTCTTGACACCGGCTTCCGTCAGCAGCATACCCAAACGCTCACCCGCGCCGTCATCTCCGACCGGGGCCAGCAAAAGCGCATGCGCCCCCAAGGCTAACACATTCAGGGCGACGTTGGCGGCACCACCGGGACGCTCCTCTTCCCGCCGCACCTGCACCACTGGCACCGGCGCTTCCGGGGAGATACGTTCGACTTTGCCAAACCAGTAACGATCAAGCATCACATCGCCGACAATAGTCACCTGCGCCTGCGCCAGGCTGTGCAAATCCCCGGCCATATCAGGGGCGACCGATGGCATGGTAAGTAAAACCTTCGGTACGCACCGTCGTCGGGTCATAAATATTGCGCCCATCGATCAGCAGGGACTGGCGGAGGAGGCTGCGCATCCGCGCAAAATCGGGGCTGCGGAATTGTTGCCACTCGGTACAGATCACCAGCGCGTCGGCCCCTTCACAGGCCGCATAAGCGTCCGGACAAAGTTGTAAAGCGCCCTGCTCACCATAAAGTCGCCGTGCCTCATCCATGGCCACCGGATCAAAGGCCTGCACCCGGGCACCGCGCCGCCACAAGGCTTCCATGAGCACCCGGCTGGGGGCCTCGCGCATGTCATCGGTATTGGGTTTGAAGGCCAGGCCCCACACGGCAATGGTTTTGCCCGTAAGGTCCTCGCCCAAAGCCCGCACCACTTTCTGCTCCAGAAGACCTTTCTGGCGATTGTTCACCTTCTCCACCGCCGCCAATAGGGGGGCATCAAAATCATAATGCCGGGCACTGTACTCCAGCGCCCGCACGTCCTTCGGAAAACAGGACCCGCCATAGCCGCAACCCGGATATATGAAGGCGTGGCCGATGCGGGGATCGGCACCGATGCCGCGTCGCACCTGCTCGATATCCGCCCCCATCCGCTCCGCCAGACCCGCCAGTTCGTTCATCAGCGAAATTTTGGTGGCGAGCATGATATTGGCGGCATATTTGGTCAGCTCCGCGGAAGGCGGGTCCATGACAATCAGGCGATCATGATTGCGGTTGAAGGGCGCATAAAGGGCCCGCATCCGCTCCGCTGCCGCCCCGTCATCCGTGCCGATGATAATCCGGTCCGGCTTCATAAAGTCGGCGACCGCCGCGCCTTCTTTCAGGAACTCGGGATTGGCGACCACATCAAAAGCGATATCCGCTGCCCGCTCCTGCAGAGCCAGGGTAATTCGAGTGCGCACTTTTTGCGCCGTACCTACCGGCACCGTGGATTTATTGATCACAGTGACCGGACGTTGCACATGTTTGCCGATGTCGCCCGCCACTGCCAGCACATGGCGTAAATCGGCGGAGCCATCTTCATCGGGCGGCGTCCCCACGGCAATGAAGAGGAAATCCCCATGGGCTACGCCCTCAGCAATATCTGTGGTGAAGCGCAAGCGCCCACCAGCAATGCCTTCCTGCACGATGCTAGCTAAATCAGGCTCGTGGATAGGCACCTCACCGGCCCGCAGTCGCACGACCTTATCGGCGTCCACATCCACACACAGCACCTGGTTACCCACCTGCGCCAGGCAAGCACCTGTGACCAGCCCCACATACCCGGTCCCCACCACTGTCACTTTCATCGCCTACCGCTCCCTTTGTTCCAGCACCACGACTGCCACGGCATAGCGGCGTTCATCGCTGATGGACAGCCAACTGCGCACGCCGTCGCCGAGCCCATGTAAGAGCTGCTGCGCGCGACCGCCCAGCACCAGTTGCGGACGCCCGGCGGGGTCGTGGCCCACCTGCACATCCATCCAGCGCATTCCATCACTCATACCACTACCCAGGGCTTTGAACGTCGCTTCCTTTGCCGCGAAACGCCGCGCGAGGAAAGCCGCGCTGGCGGCGGCCTCTCTCGGTATTTCCGCAGCCTCCAAAGGCCCCAGCAGACGCTCGGCCAAACGTTCCCCGAAGCGGGCATGGAGACGGGCCATCCGCTCTACAGCGACAATATCGGTCCCCATACCTATAATCATCCACGCGCCTCACGCATGAGCCGTTTCATATCTGCCACCGCCGTCGCCATACCAACAAACAGTGCGTGGGCGACGAGGGCATGGCCGATATTCAACTCCCGGATATTGGGAATAGCCGCCACTGCCTGCACATTGCGGTAATCGAGACCATGCCCGGCATTCACCTGCAGGCCGAGGCTATCGGCAAAGCTTACTGCGCTGGTAATCAGGCCCAGTTCTTCAGCACGCGCCGCCGCATCAGCAGCATTGGCGTAACGGCCCGTATGCAACTCGACCACGGGCGCGCCGGTTTCCATCGCCGCCTCCAACTGGAACGGATCGGGATCAATGAACAACGACACCCGGATATTGGCAGCGGCCAGACGCTGACAGGCCTCTTTGATACGCGGCAACTGTCCGGCAACGTCAAGTCCGCCTTCGGTGGTCAGCTCCGCCCGACGTTCCGGCACCAAACAACAATCACTGGGGGCCAGACGTTCTGCCACGCGCAGGACCCCTTCTTCTACCGCCATTTCCAGAT
Protein-coding sequences here:
- the acpS gene encoding holo-ACP synthase, whose product is MIIGMGTDIVAVERMARLHARFGERLAERLLGPLEAAEIPREAAASAAFLARRFAAKEATFKALGSGMSDGMRWMDVQVGHDPAGRPQLVLGGRAQQLLHGLGDGVRSWLSISDERRYAVAVVVLEQRER
- the pdxJ gene encoding pyridoxine 5'-phosphate synthase, which encodes MIALGVNIDHVATLRQARGTRYPDPVEAAFVAERAGADAITTHLREDRRHILERDVEILSQTLCTRLNLEMAVEEGVLRVAERLAPSDCCLVPERRAELTTEGGLDVAGQLPRIKEACQRLAAANIRVSLFIDPDPFQLEAAMETGAPVVELHTGRYANAADAAARAEELGLITSAVSFADSLGLQVNAGHGLDYRNVQAVAAIPNIRELNIGHALVAHALFVGMATAVADMKRLMREARG
- a CDS encoding UDP-glucose/GDP-mannose dehydrogenase family protein, giving the protein MKVTVVGTGYVGLVTGACLAQVGNQVLCVDVDADKVVRLRAGEVPIHEPDLASIVQEGIAGGRLRFTTDIAEGVAHGDFLFIAVGTPPDEDGSADLRHVLAVAGDIGKHVQRPVTVINKSTVPVGTAQKVRTRITLALQERAADIAFDVVANPEFLKEGAAVADFMKPDRIIIGTDDGAAAERMRALYAPFNRNHDRLIVMDPPSAELTKYAANIMLATKISLMNELAGLAERMGADIEQVRRGIGADPRIGHAFIYPGCGYGGSCFPKDVRALEYSARHYDFDAPLLAAVEKVNNRQKGLLEQKVVRALGEDLTGKTIAVWGLAFKPNTDDMREAPSRVLMEALWRRGARVQAFDPVAMDEARRLYGEQGALQLCPDAYAACEGADALVICTEWQQFRSPDFARMRSLLRQSLLIDGRNIYDPTTVRTEGFTYHAIGRP
- the rfaE1 gene encoding D-glycero-beta-D-manno-heptose-7-phosphate kinase, whose protein sequence is MPSVAPDMAGDLHSLAQAQVTIVGDVMLDRYWFGKVERISPEAPVPVVQVRREEERPGGAANVALNVLALGAHALLLAPVGDDGAGERLGMLLTEAGVKTVLIPDKACPTTVKLRVIGHQQQLLRMDFEAQPSQAHSDALRQQAPAMLTHAKALLLSDYGKGALREVEHLVALGRSLGIPVLIDPKGRDYRPYQGATIITPNLSEFQAVAGTWANEAQFRALGEQWRESLQLEALLVTRGEEGMTLFMQDAIYHHPAQAREVFDVTGAGDTVIATLATALAAGWAMDRAVELANRAAGIVVGKLGAAVVTVEELAAAESMREG